The nucleotide sequence TGGTCAACGTCGCCAAGGACGTCTACGACGACTACACCGAGGAGGACAACGTCTACCTGCCGGCGGAGTGGCTGGCCGCCGAGGGCGTCCCACAGGAGGAGGTCGTCGCTCCCGAACACGAATCCGGGGCGGCGGCGGTCGTCCGCCGCACCGCGCGCCACGCCCGCTCCTTTCTCGACGACGCCCAGACGTACCTTGAGACGGTGCCGACGACGGACGGCAACACCGTCGCGGCGTGGGCCATCCCCTTCCTGCTCGCGGTCGGGACCCTCCGCGAACTCCTCGCTCGCCCGGAGGACGCCCTCTCCGATACCGGCGTGAAGGTCTCGCGCCAGGAGGTGTTCGCCGTCGTCACCGAGATGACGGGCGCCTCGTCCGGGTCGCTCGAGGACCTCCGCGAGGATATCGCCGGGGAGCCCTACCACCGGGCGCGTGGCGGGGCCGACTGATCCCGTCAGGTGACGACCGCGTACGTCATGAGGAACCCGAAGTAGAGCACCACGAGCGCGCCGAGCGCGAGCAGTCTGAACCGCTGTAGCTTCTCCTCCTCCCGCTCGCGGGCGTCGTCGAACGCCGCCCGCTCGGTCGCCGACAGGTCGCCTGGATGGTCGAGGCCGCGGTGGAGCGCGAGATACTCCTCGTCGGCGAACGGGCGGCCACAGCGCTCGCAGGCGTGGGCGGTCGCGTCGGGCGGGACGTCGGTGTCGGCGTTGTCGGTCACGGTCACGAGGCGATGAAGGGGGGTGCGACGTACGGTTCGGCGACGATCCAGAGGCTGAGCATGGTGTAACAGACCATAACGGCGGTCACGCCGTACTGACTGCGGACGGCTTGGAGCCGCGAGGGGAACAGTTCGTAGGCCGTCGCGTGGGCGACCCAGACGGCCAGCAGGTGGCCGAGGAGGACGAAGGCGAACTCCAGGCCGCCGAACCAGCCGGGGAGGCCGGCGAGCTGTGGGGGCGACGGCGGCGGCGAGAGCGGCGCGGCGGCGACGGCGACGAACG is from Haloplanus salinarum and encodes:
- a CDS encoding C2H2-type zinc finger protein, which produces MTDNADTDVPPDATAHACERCGRPFADEEYLALHRGLDHPGDLSATERAAFDDAREREEEKLQRFRLLALGALVVLYFGFLMTYAVVT